A DNA window from Rhinolophus sinicus isolate RSC01 linkage group LG10, ASM3656204v1, whole genome shotgun sequence contains the following coding sequences:
- the LOC109451943 gene encoding LOW QUALITY PROTEIN: deubiquitinase OTUD6B (The sequence of the model RefSeq protein was modified relative to this genomic sequence to represent the inferred CDS: inserted 1 base in 1 codon; deleted 3 bases in 2 codons; substituted 1 base at 1 genomic stop codon), with protein MKPKEDRGNSLPCLSRIMEAVLVEGLDEEEKLVRRHRKEKKDLQAKIQGMKNAVPKNDEKRRKQLTDDXAKLVAEMEKKQREELEQWKLTSNISNLVLENQLPRISKAQKRWDKKAALEKEQKERIAEADIENLAGARHVESEKLAEILAARQLEIKQIPSDGHCMWRAIEEQLKEQECRLTVAALRSQTAXCMKSHVEEFLPLLTNPNTGDMYTPEAFGKYCDDINTAAWGGQLELRGLSHILQTLIEIIQADSPPIVVGEEYPPKPLILVYMRHAYDLGEYYNSVTWLVNRATENCS; from the exons ATGAAGCCAAAAGAAGACCGAGGGAACTCACTGCCATGTCTTTCAAG GATTATGGAGGCAGTGTTGGTGGAGGGGCTGGATGAGGAGGAGAAGCTGGTGAGAAGGCACcgcaaagagaaaaaggacttgCAAGCCAAAATTCAAGGTATGAAGAATGCTGTTCCCAAGAATGACGAAAAAAGGAGGAAGCAACTCACTGATG TTGCTAAGTTGgtagcagaaatggaaaagaaacagagagaggaacTGGAACAATGGAAGCTGACTTCTAACATTTCGAACTTGGTTCTTGAGAATCAGCTGCCTCGGATATCAAAAGCACAAAAGAGATGGGACAAAAAAGCTGCATTagaaaaggagcagaaagaaaggaTAGCTGAAGCTGACATTGAGAACCTAGCTGGAGCTAGACATGTCGAAAGTGAAAAACTTGCTGAAATATTGGCAGCTAGACAGTTGGAAATTAAACAGATTCCATCTGATGGCCACTGTATGTGGAGAGCCATTGAAGAGCAACTGAAAGAACAGGAATGCCGTCTGACTGTGGCTGCCTTAAGAAGTCAA ACTGCTTAATGTATGAAAAGCCATGTGGAAGAATTTCTGCCATTGTTAACAAACCCTAATACAGGAGATATGTATACTCCAGAAGCGTTTGGAAAGTACTGTGATGATATCAACACAGCTGCATGGGGA GGTCAGCTTGAGCTAAGAGGCCTGTCTCATATTTTACAAACACTGATAGAGATAATACAGGCAGATTCTCCTCCTATTGTAGTTGGTGAAGAATATCCCCCAAAACCATTAATACTTGTATATATGAGACACGCATATGATTTAGGAGAATATTACAATTCTGTTACATGGTTGGTGAACAGAGCTACTGAAAATTGCAGCTAG